One Mycolicibacterium sp. TUM20985 genomic window, GTGCTCCCGACGATCGTGCCCCGCAAGCCCCCGCGCACCGAGCGTCGCGACAAGAGCGCCTAGCTCTCGACTGCCGGCGTGCACTCGGTTCACTCGGGTGCGGAGTTCCACTCATAGCCGAGGAACTTGCCGTCCAACGTCACCACGACGCGGTCGCCGCCGGGATGCGGTTTCCGCTCGACGTCGATGCTGAAGTTGATCGCGCTCATGGCCGACGTCGTCCACACCACGGGGCGGTCGACCGCGTCGGCGAGCTGTTGCCAGGTGAGGCCCTTCACCAGCCGGGCCTCGATGATCTGGTTCGTGATGTCGTCTCGCGTCATGCCTCCAGCATCCGCTGTGGCTGTTTCAACGATGTGACGGTTCGTACCGGAATTCACCACCAGCATGCAGAATTGGCGGGACCTTGCGCGGCCGCGCGTTCGGCGATGACTTCGTCGAGCAGGGCGGCGACTTCGGCGACACCGTCACGACGGGCGTAGGCCTGCTGAAGGTTTCGCGCGGCGGTGCGGTAGGCGTCGTCTTCGAGTACCTCCCGTACCGCGCGCCGCACCACACCCGCGGTTGGGACACCGGTCCTCAGATTCACTCCGGCGCCGAACCATTCGACGCGTGCGGCCACCTCGGGCTTGTCCTCGGTGTTGCCTGCCACGATCAACGGGACTCCGGTCATCAGTGCCCGCTGCACCGCGCCGTAGCCACCGTTGGTGATCATCACGTCCACTAGCGGCAGGAGCACGTCGTGGGGGATGTACTCCGCGACGAAGGTGTTCGAGGGCACCGGCCCGCGCAGCTGCGAGACTGGTCGCCCGCCGGTGCTCACCACGACGGTCACGTCCTCGTCGGCCAGCGCCTCGATGGTCGGTTCGATCAGCCGGCCGAGGTCGGCGTTGTCGATGGTGCCCTGCGTGACGTGGACGACCGGACGGTCGCCGGTGAGCTCGTGCCACCACGGCGGCGGGACGAAGCCGTTGGCCGGCTCGGGGGTTACTGCACCGACGAACCGCACGTGCTCGGGCAGGTCGCTGCGATGGTATTCGAATTCCGGAATGGTGGGAACGATCAGTCGATCCGCGAGGATGGCCGAATCGAGCAGGAAGACGGGCAGTTTCGGCAAGATCAGCGCCTCGAGCATGGTCTCGGCGGCGCGATGGGAGGCGCGCAGCAGGACCTTCTGGGCAACGACGTTCAGCGCGCGGTTGCGTAGGCGTCCCAGCGCACCCGTGCCCGGCAGCATGCCGGTGCCACCGGGTGCGGTGTCCCGGCTGGACAGGAACAGCGGCGTCGTCGTGTAGGTGAGCACCGGCGGCCGGGAGGCATTGTCGTCCAACAGCATTGGAAGAATGCCGAGAAAGAAGGCGTCGGCGAGGATGGCGTCGAACCGCGTGACGGCCATCAGTTCGTCCAGCGCGGCGGCCTGATACGGCAACGGTCGGACGAATACGTGCCTGACGTCGAAGTTGACGCGGGCGACCCCCGACGTCTCGGCGCGTCCGGGCAGATCGTCCAAGGAGTTGTCGTCGTAGTCGGCGCTCAACGGCAGGGGATGTGGTGTCGCGCCCGTGGCACGGACCCGGTCGGCGTGCCGCGCCGAGGTGAGGAAGGTGACGTCATGGCCGCGGCCGACGAGGTCGCGCGCGACGTTCAGCAGGGGGGCGACGTGTCCGATGGGTGGGCAGGCGGCGATCAGGATGACTGACACGGTGGTGGCTCCTCGTTGATGGGTTCGACGGGAGTCGATGTTTCGCCACGAGGAGGCGTGCGGCTTGGAGGTTGTGTGGAGATTGGGTGGAGAACGCGGGCAGACGGGTCAGTGCTCCACGCGGTCGGGCCGGGTGTAGACGTTCATCGACTCACCGCGCAGGAAGGCGACCAGGGTCAGACCCGCCTGCCCCGCGAGGTCGACGGCCAGGGAGGACGGTGCGGACACGGCGGCGAGGATGGGGATGCCTGCCATCACCGCCTTCTGCGTCAGCTCGAACGAGGCGCGCCCGCTGACCAGGAGGACCGCGCCCGTCAACGGAATGCGATCGTTCTCCACCGCCCAGCCGATGACCTTGTCGACGGCGTTGTGTCGGCCGATGTCCTCGCGGACGACGAGCATGGTGCCGTCCGCATCGAACAACGCGGCCCCGTGCAACCCGCCGGTGGCGGCGAAGATCCGCTGCGCACCGCGAAGTCGATCGGGCATGGCGCACAACGTCTCCGAGGTGACCACGGTGGGGTCGTCACCGGGGGAGTGCCGGCTGATCAGCCGGATGGCATCGATCGAGCCCTTGCCGCACACTCCGCAGGACGACGTGGTGTAGAAGTTGCGGGTGACGTCGAGACTGGGCATCGGCACGTCGTGCGCCAGACGGACGTCGAGGACGTTGTAGGTGTTCATTCCATCATCACCTGCACCGCGGCAGTATTCGACCCGGGCGATGTCCGCGCGCCCGCCGATGACGCCCTCGGTGAGCAGGAACCCTTGGGCCAGTTCGACATCGGAGCCGGGGGTGCGCATCGTGACGGTGATCGCGGCGCCGTTGATGCGAAGCTCGAGCGGCTCCTCCACCGCCAGGGTCTCCGGCCGGGTGGTCGTGGAGTCGGCGGCGATGTGACTAGCACGCCGCCGCGTCGTCACTCGTCCCATGACGCCCCACTGACGAGATCCTGGGGTGGCGTGGCGGGCTCGAGTCGGATGACGACGGCCTTCGACACCGGCGTGTTCGACTTGGTGGCCACGTTGTCCAACGCGACCAGCGCATTGGTCTCCGGGTAGTAGGCCGCGGCGTTGCCGATCGGCGTCGAGTACGGCACCACCATGAAGTCCCTGGCCCGACGCTCCTGCACTCGGCCGTCGGCGTCGGGAAACTCCGAGACCAGGTCGACGCGGGCGCCTTCGGTCAGGCCGAAGGTCTCGACGTCGGCGGGGTTGACGAACACCACCCGACGGCCACCCTTGACTCCGCGGTAGCGATCGTCGAGGCCGTAGATGGTGGTGTTGTACTGATCGTGGCTGCGCATCGTCTGCAGCACCAGTCGGCCCTCGGGCACTGGAACCCATTCAAGGGGGTACACCGAGAAGTTGGCCTTGCCCGTGTGCGTGGGGAATTCGCGCGAATCGCGCGGTCCGTTGGGAAGCTGGAAGCCGTCGGGTGCGCGCACTGCGGCGTTGTAGTTCGCACACCCTGGCACCACGGCAGCGATCGCGTCGCGGATGGTGTCGTAGTCGTCGGTGAACTGCTCCCAAGGCACGGGGTGCCCGGCGCCGAGCAGTTCGCGGGCGAGCTGGCAGACGATGGCCACCTCGCTGCGAACCTCTTCTCCGGGCGGGTGAAGGCTCCCGCGCGACAGATGCACCATGGACATCGAATCTTCAACGGAGACTTGTTGTTTGCCGGTGGCCTGGACGTCGCGGTCGGTCCGTCCCAGCGAGGGCAGGATGAGGGCGTTCCTACCATGCACCACGTGGCTGCGGTTGAGCTTGGTCGACACCTGAACGGTCAGCGAGCAACTGCGCAGAGCGTCTTCGGTGACGGCGGTGTCCGGTGTCGCGAGCGCGAAGTTGCCGCCCATGCCCATGAAGACCTTCGCCTTGCCGTCGCGCATGGCCCGAATGGCGTCCACGGTGTCGAGGCCGTGCTTGCGGGGACTGGTGATGCCGAATCGGTGATCCAGTGCCGACAGGAACGTCTCGGGCATCTGCTCCCAAATGCCCATCGTGCGGTCGCCCTGGACGTTGGAGTGTCCGCGGACGGGGCACAGGCCGGCGCCGGGCTTGCCGATCATGCCGCGCATCAGCAGCAGGTTCGTGACCTCGGCGATCATGGCCACCGCATGCCGGTGCTGGGTCAGTCCCATGGCCCAGCAGGCGATGGTGCGCTCGGAGTCGATCAACATCTGAGCGACCCTTTGGAGTTGCACCGCGTCGATGCCGGTGGCTTCCATCACCGTATCGAGATCGACTGCGCGCGTTCGCTTCTCGTACTGTTCGAAGCCGGCGCAGTGGGTGGCGATGAAGTCGCGGTCCACCACCGTGCCCGGTGCGCGATCGTCGGCCTCCAGCAGGAGCCGGCCCAGACCGGCGAATAACGCCATGTCACCGCCGAGGCGGATCTGGACGAACTCGTCTGCGATGGGGACGCCATGGCCGATGACGCCGTTGACCTTCTGCGGGTCCTTGAACCGTATCAGTCCGGCCTCGGGCAGCGGGTTTATCGCAATCACCTTGGCGCCGTTGGCCTTCGCCTTCTCCAGCGTCGACAGCATTCGCGGATGGTTGGTGCCGGGGTTCTGGCCGGCGACGATGATGACGTCGGCCTCGGTGAGGTCGGCGACCGTCACGGACCCCTTGCCGATGCCGATGCTCTCGGTCAGCGCGGCACCGGAGGACTCGTGACACATGTTCGAGCAGTCGGGCAGGTTGTTCGTGCCGAAGCTGCGCACGAACAGCTGATAGAGGAAGGCAGCCTCGTTGCTGGTGCGCCCCGAGGTGTAGAAGACGGCGCCGTCGGGATCGCCGAGGCTTCGCAACTCGTCGGCGATCAGCCGGTAGGCGTCGGCCCAGTCGATGGGCCGGTAGTGGTCGTCCCCCTCGCGCAACACCATCGGGTGGGTGAGGCGGCCCTGCTGCGACAGCCAGTACTCCGGCCTGCCCTCGAGGTCGTCGATCGAGTGCCTGTCGAAGAAGTCGGGGGTGACGACGCGTTTGGTGGCCTCCTCGGCGACGGCCTTGGCGCCGTTCTCGCAGAACTCGGCGAACTTGCGGCCGTCGTGCTCCTCGGGCCATGCGCAGCCCGGGCAGTCGAAGCCCTTGCGTTGGTTCAGCCGCACCAGCGCAGCGGCGGTTCGGAACGGACCCATGGACTTCAGGCCGCGCTGCATCGACACCATGACGGCCTTGACGCCCGCCGCCTCGTGTTCCGGCCCGGTCGCCGTGGCCTCGTGCTCGTCGTAATCGACTTCGATGTCCCGCGTCACACCGCGTCCCCGCCGCAATCGAAGTGCCATGGCTCGAGCCTAGGCCGCGTCGCGTGGGTCGATGATCTGCACCACCCCTGCGGTGACACCCGCGATGAACAATCGTCCGGTCGTGGAATCGACGCCGACGGTGTACGGGTTCTGCACCGTCGCAATGCGCTGCACTTCGCGGGGCGTGTCCTGCGTCATGTCGTAGCCGACGACTTCGTTGGTGGCCGACGACGCGACCCACAGCAGGTCGCGGGTGGCGTCATAGGTGATGCCGTACGGGCCACCGGGCTGCGGCACGCTGGCCACCTCCCTGGGCTCGGTATTGAAGACGCGGACGGCGTCACCGCGGGTGTCGGTGGCGATCAACCGGCCGTGCTTGTCGGCGACGAGGTGGGTGGGGCCGGCCCCGGCGGGTGTGGTGCCCACGATGGTGAGCTTGTCCGCGTCGTAGACCGTCAGATCGTTCTTCCGTACGTCGAGCATGCCCATCAACTCGCCCACCGGCGCCATACCGGCGGGCTGCACGCTGTC contains:
- a CDS encoding glycosyltransferase, whose translation is MSVILIAACPPIGHVAPLLNVARDLVGRGHDVTFLTSARHADRVRATGATPHPLPLSADYDDNSLDDLPGRAETSGVARVNFDVRHVFVRPLPYQAAALDELMAVTRFDAILADAFFLGILPMLLDDNASRPPVLTYTTTPLFLSSRDTAPGGTGMLPGTGALGRLRNRALNVVAQKVLLRASHRAAETMLEALILPKLPVFLLDSAILADRLIVPTIPEFEYHRSDLPEHVRFVGAVTPEPANGFVPPPWWHELTGDRPVVHVTQGTIDNADLGRLIEPTIEALADEDVTVVVSTGGRPVSQLRGPVPSNTFVAEYIPHDVLLPLVDVMITNGGYGAVQRALMTGVPLIVAGNTEDKPEVAARVEWFGAGVNLRTGVPTAGVVRRAVREVLEDDAYRTAARNLQQAYARRDGVAEVAALLDEVIAERAAAQGPANSACWW
- a CDS encoding FdhF/YdeP family oxidoreductase; this encodes MALRLRRGRGVTRDIEVDYDEHEATATGPEHEAAGVKAVMVSMQRGLKSMGPFRTAAALVRLNQRKGFDCPGCAWPEEHDGRKFAEFCENGAKAVAEEATKRVVTPDFFDRHSIDDLEGRPEYWLSQQGRLTHPMVLREGDDHYRPIDWADAYRLIADELRSLGDPDGAVFYTSGRTSNEAAFLYQLFVRSFGTNNLPDCSNMCHESSGAALTESIGIGKGSVTVADLTEADVIIVAGQNPGTNHPRMLSTLEKAKANGAKVIAINPLPEAGLIRFKDPQKVNGVIGHGVPIADEFVQIRLGGDMALFAGLGRLLLEADDRAPGTVVDRDFIATHCAGFEQYEKRTRAVDLDTVMEATGIDAVQLQRVAQMLIDSERTIACWAMGLTQHRHAVAMIAEVTNLLLMRGMIGKPGAGLCPVRGHSNVQGDRTMGIWEQMPETFLSALDHRFGITSPRKHGLDTVDAIRAMRDGKAKVFMGMGGNFALATPDTAVTEDALRSCSLTVQVSTKLNRSHVVHGRNALILPSLGRTDRDVQATGKQQVSVEDSMSMVHLSRGSLHPPGEEVRSEVAIVCQLARELLGAGHPVPWEQFTDDYDTIRDAIAAVVPGCANYNAAVRAPDGFQLPNGPRDSREFPTHTGKANFSVYPLEWVPVPEGRLVLQTMRSHDQYNTTIYGLDDRYRGVKGGRRVVFVNPADVETFGLTEGARVDLVSEFPDADGRVQERRARDFMVVPYSTPIGNAAAYYPETNALVALDNVATKSNTPVSKAVVIRLEPATPPQDLVSGASWDE
- the fdhD gene encoding formate dehydrogenase accessory sulfurtransferase FdhD, with protein sequence MGRVTTRRRASHIAADSTTTRPETLAVEEPLELRINGAAITVTMRTPGSDVELAQGFLLTEGVIGGRADIARVEYCRGAGDDGMNTYNVLDVRLAHDVPMPSLDVTRNFYTTSSCGVCGKGSIDAIRLISRHSPGDDPTVVTSETLCAMPDRLRGAQRIFAATGGLHGAALFDADGTMLVVREDIGRHNAVDKVIGWAVENDRIPLTGAVLLVSGRASFELTQKAVMAGIPILAAVSAPSSLAVDLAGQAGLTLVAFLRGESMNVYTRPDRVEH
- a CDS encoding cyanase — its product is MTRDDITNQIIEARLVKGLTWQQLADAVDRPVVWTTSAMSAINFSIDVERKPHPGGDRVVVTLDGKFLGYEWNSAPE